The DNA window GTGCTGGCGTGTGACTGCTGTTACAGTGTCTTCTGGGCCGGTGAGGGAGTTTGGGCCCGACGTTGCCATCGGGAATGGTCTGGCACCCGCTGGGGCCCAGGGTAGCTGGAGCGGCGGCTGCTCTCAGGCACTGGGCAGCCGTAGGAGTGCCCCAATGCCACCTGGCTACCAGTGGCGGGGCTGCTGGTCTCAGGTGCCGTGGAGGTGACTGGCTGGAGGTGGTGGCGCCGTTAAGCACCAAGCTGGCACTGGAGGCTGTaaggggaagctggaaggtCAAGGGCACGGCTCCACCAGACCTGGGGCAGGATAGGCCAGTGCGGTGCCTCCAGGCCTCCTGGAGCAGAGAGGCCAGATCTGGCaagcccagcacaggcagctgctaCCAGGCCTTGCCTGgcccctggccccagcccaggggcacCCGCGTGCTTTGCCTCTTACCGGTGCCCAGTCCAGCACAGCTGTCGCACTCCCAGCTGGCCGTGCTGTTCCTCAGGTAGGAGCAGCGTTTGTGAGTGCCCTCAGCAgcgcaggagcagcacaggagcagttGCCAGGGCCTGAGGAAGCAAACGGGTTCATGGCTGCGAGGACGAAGTGACCGTGGCACAGGATTGCGCGGCAGAGCTCTCGATCTTAGCCCTTCCCCTTTGAGAGACAGAGACCCCgtgcagagccctggggtgCAGCTTTGGCAACTTacccctcttcctctgcccgctccctgcctgctggacAAAGGCACTCACTGGCATCACAGCGTCTGTGCCTCTCATATAATTGTTCATAGGCACCGTTGTCTTCCCACGATAGTCCCCTTCtggtggaggaagggaaaattgatgagcccctgcagctgggcaaaaggcaggtgcagggcgtccctgctcttctttccctccctgccgtGTTTCCAAGTCGTCCGTGAAGCTGAAGGCCAGACTCACAGTACAGTGGAGAGCCAGGACTGCTGGGAGAGGCcctggcatggcatggcacagtgCTCGCACCCTCCTGCCTTGTGAGCTGGGAATAATAAAAACCAACCTCTTCGGGATTCGGATCCCCATGGTGAGCATTTCCATCAGAAAGCGATACTCATTTTGACAATGCGGGCAGCAGAAGCCGTAGAAGCCAGCATGACTGGCATGAACCTGGATGCATCCCCTGTGGAACCAGGCGTGTTTGCACGCTGGGCACACCATGGTGCCGAAGGACTTTCTGTCCCCCACAGAGTCCAGGCAGATGAGGCAGGTGGTGGTCTCCTCCGGAGCCGCCtccactgcctgctctgggcggtgctcccagcagaaggacctgggggaagaggaaaggcatGGGCGAGCTGtggagtgctgggtcctacCCCAGTGGgagcaaggaggggagaagaggcgTGAAGGAACCCCAGGCATTGCCCGGCTCTGGCTCTGCATGTGGCCGGCTGCTGGGATCTGCCACTGTGGATTCCTTTCTATCTTGGCTTACAGTGGCAGGCAAGTGACTGAAGGTGAGGAGCCTCCCCcatgcagcctggctgcccttACCTGTAGAGCCCAAAGAACTGGGTGATGCATCCACCCTCCACAGCACAGGGGAGATGGAAGCTGCGGTCGCAGCCCATCTCCCGGCAAGTGATGGTGGCCCCGCTGTCACCACAGACAAAGCAGTCCTGGAAAGAGCACAGCAGCCCCCATCAGCGGCAGCCTCAGGGCCTCCACAGCCCGACCCACACCTCCGGGCAGGGCGCAGGATGCGGCCGCTGCTGGGTCACACCCCGCAGATCCGCCTGGCGGTCAAGGCTCCTGTGCGGGAGCCTCTGTGGACCTGCTGGGAGCAAGACTTTTGTCCCAGAGCGGCTCGAAGGGATTTCTTTCTTGGGGTCTGGGCTAAGCTCCGgcaaacctctcctggcacaaaTCTCCCTGTTCTTGTCAGGTCCTCACCTTCTGCGCTGCCCGGGCGATTGTGCGTTGAATATCCTCAGGCAGAAATCCCGCGAGTCCTACTTCCTTGACCCGTTGCTGAAAAAGCTCGTTggcaaaatactgcagaagagagaagaggagaaatctcTGCTGTCTGACTGCCTGTCGGAAAGCTGGAGGGAGCTCCAGAGGAACTCACCAGGCAAAACGCATGGGCACAGACTCCTTGCTTCTCCAGTTTGGGCCCACAGACGTCCGCGTCAGCCTCTGCCCGGAGACACAGCATGcatgctggaggggagagagcaAATGCCAGCGGGAACGAGCACCTGTGCGTGGCCAGGGGCAGTGTCCCTGAGGATTGCTGCCAAGggcctgctccatccctgcctagCTGGCTgatgggcagggctggaggcctTGGAGAGGAAGGGGCCGTTGCAGGCGTGGGGCTCTCAGCGGGTGCCCGGTGCCCAGCCTGGTCCCTGCTTGCTGAGGAAAGGAGGGGCCTTTTCCTGGGGCAGACGGggagctcctgcctccccctgccaccGCTCTTGGCCCCATGCTGACCACCCTGACAAcccctctgccaggctgtgcaAGGGATACTTTGCTCTCACCCTGCTCCATGGAGTCGGTGGCCTTCCGCTTCCTTGTGGACATGGCACACATCAACGGTGAGCGTTTGGAGAGTCCTTGTCCCAGCAGCGCTGGGGTGTCTCCTGCAAACGCTCCCCTGCTGGCTCTGAGGCAGAAGCAAGACGCGGGTGAGCTTGCAGCACAGGCCCAGAGCCCCAAGGTGGGgggcccccctcctccctcggCAGCCCTGCGCAAGCCCTGTCACTCCCCTACCCTCTCCTCACCTCACCAGGTCACACTGACGCACGGCTGGTGCCCAGCGTTCCTTTATGTGGGCTTGGCCCCGCGGCTTACAGTGGCCACTGTGACATCAGCACCGCTGGCCTGCGTGCGCCCCCAGTGCGGGCAGGGACGCCGTCGGCCACCTGCCACGCACTGTGAGATGGCCCCCGCCTCACAGGGCTGGGTGTGAAGTGCCAAGGCGGGGGGCCCGAGCCCTCGGCACCCACGTAACCGGGgcggctgctcctgcagcaagcGCAGAGTCAAATGCCAGGTCCCCTGGGGCAGTCGTCGCGTACGGCACTGTTGGCCAAACGGTGCTGTTCAGGCAGTGTGACTCCAAGGCTCCGGCCCTGGCCAAGGAAAATCTCTGCTCCTGTCCCCGGCGTGGGGAGCGCTGCCAGCAGGTCGCggaaggtgatccttcccctctgtgccGCACGGGTAAGGCTGCATCTGCAGTACCACGGCCGGTTCTGGGCTCCCTGGTACCGGGGAGAGAAGTGAGCCTTGAGCCTAGCCTGGGCTCACCCATCCCATCCACTCAGAAGTGGCGGGTGGTCGGGGCACAGCACGGGAGCTCGGCATGGCGCCTAAGTGTCGCAGGTGGCCCAACGTCTTTCTCCTGAAGTAGTCCTTAGTGCTTTGGTGAGGTGGTGCCCCTGG is part of the Phalacrocorax aristotelis chromosome 6, bGulAri2.1, whole genome shotgun sequence genome and encodes:
- the LOC142058292 gene encoding E3 ubiquitin-protein ligase PHF7-like, which translates into the protein MPSSRAVPRPPATSEWMGWEQPPRLRGCRGLGPPALALHTQPCEAGAISQASRGAFAGDTPALLGQGLSKRSPLMCAMSTRKRKATDSMEQACMLCLRAEADADVCGPKLEKQGVCAHAFCLYFANELFQQRVKEVGLAGFLPEDIQRTIARAAQKGLLCSFQDCFVCGDSGATITCREMGCDRSFHLPCAVEGGCITQFFGLYRSFCWEHRPEQAVEAAPEETTTCLICLDSVGDRKSFGTMVCPACKHAWFHRGCIQVHASHAGFYGFCCPHCQNEYRFLMEMLTMGIRIPKRGLSWEDNGAYEQLYERHRRCDASECLCPAGRERAEEEGPWQLLLCCSCAAEGTHKRCSYLRNSTASWECDSCAGLGTGKRQSTRVPLGWGQGPGKAW